The sequence below is a genomic window from Leisingera sp. M658.
GTCGGCGGGAGCGGACCGGATGACCAATGCCGGGCGCTCAGGCACGCCGCAGCTGGTGGCGCCGGGCTGTTATGACCTGGTGGATTTTGTCGGCTGGCAGGAGGTGCCAACGCAGTTGAAGGGGCGGGAAACACATGCCCACAACCGGCTGCTCACCTCCGCGATGCTGGATGCTGCCGAGCGGCGGCAGGTGGCGCAGGTGATGTGCGGCAAACTGGCAACGGCAGAGGCGCCGGTGGCGGTTCTGCTGCCTGCGGGCGGTTGCAACGAGTGGGACCGCCCTGGCGCCCCTCTGCATGATGGGGAAGGGCTGGCGGCGTTCTGTGATGAAATGCGCGCCTCCTGCCCGGAAAATGCGGTGCTGCATGAACTGGACTGCCATATCAATGATGCTGCGTTTTCCGGCAAAGCTTTGGAAATTCTGGACGGCTGGATTTCCAGCGGTGTGGTGAAGACTGGCTGAACAGCGAATTTCCTTACACCCTTGGTTGTACCTCTTGGAGAGATGTTTCAAGAAGTTTTCAATTCGCCAATCTTCTGTTACGTAATGGGCGGCATGTCCGGCTTTGGCAGCGCCCGGGCGTTTCAGACGCGGGGTTTGCCGGCCATTGGCGGCATTGGGGCTTGGCGCCGGTTTGGCTGCCGTGCCTAATCGGATGAGAGCCGGGCGCAGCTGCTGCCGCACCGGGAAAAAGAGGATGACCGGATGAGTGAAACCATAGCGTATGAGCGTGTAGGCGATGTTGCTGTTCTGAAGGCGCAGAATCCGCCAGTGAACGCGCTGGGTGCTGAGGTGCGCAAAGGGTTGCTGGCCGGGATCGAACGCGCGGAACAGGACGGTGCCAAGGCGGTACTGATCTATGGCGAGGGCCGGACCTATTTTGCCGGTGCAGATATCCGCGAGTTCGGCAAGCCGCCGCAGGAGCCGCAGCTGCCCGGCCTGTGCAGCCGGATCGAGGCCTCGCCGCTGATCGTGGTCTCTGTAATGCATGGCACGGCATTGGGCGGCGGGCTGGAGGTGGCCTTGTCCTCGCATTACCGGATTGCGGTGCCGTCCGCCAGGATGGGCCTGCCTGAGGTCAACCTGGGCATTCTGCCCGGAGCGGGCGGCACCCAGCGGCTGCCGCGTTTGGCCGGAACCGAAGCGGCGCTGGAGATGATCACCAGCGGCCGTCATTTCGGCGCCGCGGAGGCGCTGGAAAAGGGCATTATCGACAAAATCGAAGAGGGGGATCTGCGGGGGATCGGCCTGGCTTATGTGCAAGAGCTGCTGGAGCAGGGCGCCCCGCGCCGGGCCGTTGGGGAAATGCCCGCGCCGGAAGCGGTGGACTTTGATGCGGCCTATGCAGCCACGCTGAAAAAGGGGCGCGGCCAGCTGTCGCCGGCCACGGCTGTGCGCGCGGTGCAGGCAGCGGCTGAGGCGGAGAGCTTTGAGGCGGGCCTCAAGCGTGAGCGTGCGCTGTTCATGGAGCTGATGGGCTCTGATCAGCGGCAGGGGCTGATCCATGCTTTCTTCTCGGAGCGCGCGGTCAGCAAACTGCCGGAGCTGGAGAGCGTTGCGCCGCGCGAGGTGGCCTTGATGGGGGTGATCGGCGGCGGCACCATGGGGGCGGGAATCGCCACCGCAGCGCTGCTGGCGGATTTGCCGGTGGTGCTGATAGAGATGACCGATGACGCCACGGCTGCGGCACGGGGCCGGATTGAAGGCAACCTGAAAGGGGCCTTGAAGCGCGGCAAGATCACTGAGGCGCAATATGATCGGCTGACCGGCGAGGCGCTGACTGTGGCGACGGATTATGCTGCGCTGACGCAAGCGGATCTGGTGGTTGAAGCGGTGTTTGAGGACATGGGTGTCAAGCGCGAGGTCTTTGGCAAGCTGGATGCCCATTGCAAACCCGGCGCAGTGCTGGCGACAAATACGTCTTATTTGGATGTGGACGAGATTGCCGCTTCGACCTCCCGGCCGCAGGATGTGATCGGTCTGCATTTCTTCTCGCCCGCGCATGTGATGAAGCTGCTGGAAGTTGTGGTGGCAAAGGATACCGCGCCAGAGGTGCTGGCGACTGGTTTTGCCCTTGGCAAGCGGCTGAAGAAGGTCGCGGTGCGATCGGGCATTTGCGACGGGTTCATCGGCAACCGGATCATGAACGCCTACCGCAAAGCGGCGGAATATCTGGTGCTGGATGGCGCCTCGCCTTATCAGGTGGACGCGGTTGTAACCGGGTTTGGTTTCCCGATGGGGCCTTTTGCAATGGGCGATCTGGCCGGGCTGGACATCAACTGGGCCGCCCGCAAGCGCCGCGCCCCGAGCCGCGATCCGCGCGAACGGGTGCCGCGATTCTACGAAATGCTCTGCGAGGGCGGCGATTTCGGCCAGAAGACCGGTAAAGGCTTCTATATCTACAAGGAAGGCACGCGCGGCGGCGTTCCGAACCTGGAAGTGGCCGGACTGATTACCCGGGATCAGGAAGAGCAGAATATCACCCCGCGGGACTTCCCGGACGCCGAGGTTTTGCGGCGCTATATGTGCGCCATGGTCAACGAGGCCGCCAAGGTGGTGGGCGAGGGTATTGCCCGCCGTCCGCTGGATGTGGATATGGTGATGCTGTTCGGCTACGGCTTCCCGCGCTTCTGGGGCGGGCCGCTGAAATGGGCGGATCTGCAGGGTCTGGACGGCATTCTGGCCGATATCAGGGCTTACGCGGCAGAGGATGATTTTTTCTGGCAGCCCGCGCCGCTGCTGGAGCAGCTGGTGGCGGACGGGAAAACCTTCGATGATCTGAATAAGGGCGGCTAAGCGGGGGCGGGCGCCCTTCCGGCCCGTCGAGGGCCATCAGGGCGCGGCCCGGCTGTGCCGGGCTGGACGCGCAAACGCTGGCCGTATCACGAAATAGCGCCGCGCGGAACGCGCGGCGCTTGGCCCAACAAGAGCGGTGCATCTTTGATGCGCCTGGTGATTGACGGGAGAACCTCAGTGCGTTTTAGGTCCAGGTACCTTCGGTCGCGGTGCGGATCTTGCGGATGTTCTCGCCGTAAACCGTGGGATCGTTGACCGAACCGCCTTTGAATACGGCGGAGCCGGCAACCAGCACGTCGGCCCCTGCCTCAGTGACCAGCGGCGCGGTGGCGGGATCTACACCGCCGTCGATTTCGATATGCACCGGGCGGTCGCCGATCATCGAACGCAGGCTGCGGATCTTGGCGGTCATGTCGATGAACTTCTGGCCGCCAAAGCCGGGGTTTACGGTCATAACACAGATCAGGTCGGTCAGGTCCAGAAGATGCGCAACCGCTTCCGCCGGGGTGCCGGGGTTCAATGCGACGCCTGCCTTCATTCCGGCCCCGCGGATCGCCTGCAGGGTGCGGTGGATATGCGGGCCGGCCTCGATATGGGCGGTCAGCACATCGGCGCCGGCGTCGGCATAGGCGTCAATATAGGGATCAACCGGCGCGATCATCAGATGCACGTCCATCACTGTTTTCACATGCGGACGGAACGCCTTTACCGCCTGCGGGCCAAAGGTGAGGTTCGGCACGAAATGCCCGTCCATCACATCCACATGCACCCAATCGGCGCCCTGGGCTTCAATCGCCCGGATCTCCTGGCCGAAGTTGGCGAAATCGGCGGAGAGG
It includes:
- a CDS encoding 3-hydroxyacyl-CoA dehydrogenase NAD-binding domain-containing protein — protein: MSETIAYERVGDVAVLKAQNPPVNALGAEVRKGLLAGIERAEQDGAKAVLIYGEGRTYFAGADIREFGKPPQEPQLPGLCSRIEASPLIVVSVMHGTALGGGLEVALSSHYRIAVPSARMGLPEVNLGILPGAGGTQRLPRLAGTEAALEMITSGRHFGAAEALEKGIIDKIEEGDLRGIGLAYVQELLEQGAPRRAVGEMPAPEAVDFDAAYAATLKKGRGQLSPATAVRAVQAAAEAESFEAGLKRERALFMELMGSDQRQGLIHAFFSERAVSKLPELESVAPREVALMGVIGGGTMGAGIATAALLADLPVVLIEMTDDATAAARGRIEGNLKGALKRGKITEAQYDRLTGEALTVATDYAALTQADLVVEAVFEDMGVKREVFGKLDAHCKPGAVLATNTSYLDVDEIAASTSRPQDVIGLHFFSPAHVMKLLEVVVAKDTAPEVLATGFALGKRLKKVAVRSGICDGFIGNRIMNAYRKAAEYLVLDGASPYQVDAVVTGFGFPMGPFAMGDLAGLDINWAARKRRAPSRDPRERVPRFYEMLCEGGDFGQKTGKGFYIYKEGTRGGVPNLEVAGLITRDQEEQNITPRDFPDAEVLRRYMCAMVNEAAKVVGEGIARRPLDVDMVMLFGYGFPRFWGGPLKWADLQGLDGILADIRAYAAEDDFFWQPAPLLEQLVADGKTFDDLNKGG
- the rpe gene encoding ribulose-phosphate 3-epimerase; protein product: MSFDRKIKIAPSILSADFANFGQEIRAIEAQGADWVHVDVMDGHFVPNLTFGPQAVKAFRPHVKTVMDVHLMIAPVDPYIDAYADAGADVLTAHIEAGPHIHRTLQAIRGAGMKAGVALNPGTPAEAVAHLLDLTDLICVMTVNPGFGGQKFIDMTAKIRSLRSMIGDRPVHIEIDGGVDPATAPLVTEAGADVLVAGSAVFKGGSVNDPTVYGENIRKIRTATEGTWT